From the genome of Haloferax mediterranei ATCC 33500, one region includes:
- a CDS encoding asparagine synthase-related protein, which translates to MTGFVGGALDDTTLGACAAELYHEDWYESATLSTDGFGVSVLHHGAKDPKGCTLWEDGSRVGAVYGVVTNLDELGLDTDTLFEKLLDDPHALLPELDGTFLIVAIDGATGRIVVTSDKLGTRQCFYVDGDEENGEPFAFGTEVGALTTLLDDPQVDERAISDLLLIGHVWGDKTLVQGVNYLPSGSVLEYEAGSGYEIESYWHHTFEQSDDDSYLDDLTEAYQSVIADMAETVDGDVGLWLSGGLDSRSMASELSRYHDITTYTYDSNPANGSNLELAARVSDVLGVENKRVMLDSDGFVDNFDKSVQLTSGMVGLSTFTNLSAVFNIPEVPDILIEGCGQGGMMGDGIGRAAVERSKSPEAALYRAKHRIDIDEARKLLRTSFDPMTTYREEVLKSNQSDLYSTALDCYYRNYFPRCDFASNPIAESQAGTRVPFSDTEFLDAVTRMPLSHRVGSIPFTNGAVPAGTAYPKIELVRRLDSRLADIPYERTKVPPARPMWQHAAGFVVGTSVDRIREHVIGDVHTYGGRSMVGEWYRQNRALRERVDDLLDSACERPYFDADEIRRLQLEELTGEAEHMSAISGIITGELWVRKYIDREEQATTDEVAAQPTEDATQTAD; encoded by the coding sequence ATGACTGGGTTTGTCGGCGGAGCGCTCGACGACACAACCCTCGGAGCGTGTGCCGCCGAGTTGTACCACGAAGACTGGTATGAGTCCGCGACGCTTTCTACCGACGGGTTCGGTGTCTCAGTCCTCCACCACGGAGCGAAAGACCCCAAGGGATGCACGCTCTGGGAAGACGGTTCGCGTGTAGGGGCCGTCTACGGCGTGGTCACGAACCTCGATGAACTCGGTCTCGACACCGACACGCTGTTCGAGAAACTCCTCGATGACCCGCACGCACTCCTGCCCGAACTCGACGGAACGTTTCTCATCGTTGCTATCGACGGCGCTACCGGGCGAATCGTCGTCACCAGCGACAAACTGGGAACGCGACAGTGTTTCTACGTCGACGGCGACGAGGAAAACGGCGAGCCGTTCGCGTTCGGAACCGAAGTCGGAGCGCTCACCACACTACTCGACGACCCGCAGGTCGACGAACGCGCTATCAGTGACCTGCTGCTGATTGGTCACGTCTGGGGCGACAAGACGCTCGTTCAGGGTGTTAACTACCTCCCGTCCGGTTCCGTACTCGAATACGAGGCTGGTTCGGGCTACGAAATAGAATCCTACTGGCACCACACGTTCGAACAGAGCGACGACGACTCGTACCTCGACGACCTCACCGAGGCGTATCAATCGGTCATCGCCGACATGGCGGAGACGGTGGACGGCGATGTCGGCCTGTGGCTCTCCGGCGGTCTCGACAGTCGCTCGATGGCCTCGGAACTGAGTCGCTACCACGACATCACGACGTACACCTACGACTCGAACCCCGCAAACGGAAGCAACCTCGAACTCGCCGCCCGCGTCTCGGACGTACTCGGCGTCGAAAACAAGCGTGTGATGCTCGATTCCGACGGCTTCGTGGACAATTTCGACAAATCCGTCCAACTGACGAGCGGGATGGTCGGGTTGTCGACGTTCACCAACCTCTCTGCGGTGTTCAACATCCCCGAGGTACCCGACATTCTCATCGAAGGGTGTGGACAAGGCGGGATGATGGGCGACGGCATCGGACGGGCCGCAGTGGAACGAAGCAAGTCACCCGAAGCGGCGCTCTACCGCGCCAAACACCGCATCGACATCGACGAAGCACGCAAACTCCTTCGGACGAGTTTCGACCCGATGACGACCTACCGCGAGGAGGTGCTCAAAAGCAACCAGTCCGACCTCTACAGTACCGCGCTAGACTGCTACTATCGGAACTACTTCCCGCGATGTGACTTTGCGAGCAACCCCATCGCAGAGAGTCAAGCCGGGACGCGCGTCCCCTTCAGCGACACCGAATTCCTCGACGCAGTAACCCGAATGCCGCTTTCGCACCGTGTCGGCTCGATTCCGTTCACGAACGGAGCGGTTCCCGCCGGAACCGCCTACCCGAAAATAGAGCTGGTTCGACGACTCGACAGCCGACTGGCCGACATCCCCTACGAACGAACCAAAGTCCCGCCCGCGCGCCCGATGTGGCAACACGCCGCTGGTTTCGTCGTTGGCACCTCTGTCGACCGCATCCGTGAGCATGTTATCGGTGATGTCCACACCTACGGCGGTCGGTCGATGGTCGGAGAGTGGTACCGTCAAAACCGCGCGCTCCGCGAGCGTGTCGACGACCTGCTCGACTCCGCGTGCGAGCGCCCGTACTTCGATGCCGACGAGATTCGCCGCCTCCAGCTCGAAGAGCTAACCGGCGAAGCCGAACACATGAGCGCCATCTCGGGTATCATTACGGGCGAACTCTGGGTTCGAAAGTATATCGACCGCGAAGAACAGGCCACGACCGACGAGGTGGCGGCGCAGCCCACAGAAGACGCCACGCAAACCGCTGACTGA
- a CDS encoding DUF7521 family protein, whose amino-acid sequence MVGLSAVVDWLIIGLAFGSTLVGGYVGYQAYRGYRRHDSRTMRSLSLGLFLLTAVAFSVAFVGSLLLREGYIGLRYQRPLTLVTRTFQFFGVLLIAYSLHSRE is encoded by the coding sequence ATGGTCGGACTATCTGCGGTAGTCGACTGGCTTATCATCGGGCTCGCCTTCGGCTCGACGCTCGTCGGCGGTTACGTGGGCTATCAGGCCTACCGAGGATATCGCCGCCACGATAGTCGGACAATGCGGTCGCTGTCGCTGGGGCTGTTTCTCCTCACGGCCGTCGCGTTCAGCGTCGCGTTCGTCGGCTCATTGCTCCTCCGAGAAGGGTACATCGGGCTGCGCTATCAGCGTCCCTTGACACTTGTCACGCGCACGTTCCAGTTCTTCGGCGTGCTCCTCATCGCCTACTCGTTACATTCCCGGGAATGA
- a CDS encoding ArsR/SmtB family transcription factor encodes MSEDPELSDILDILSDEYARDILAATSVKPMSAQELANQCEMSKPTVYRRVEQLQEYDLVEEQTKIQTSGNHYNVYAATLSEFSLELDEGAFETSVTRSQPEAFPGQQETDTADRFKKMWEHL; translated from the coding sequence GTGAGTGAGGATCCGGAGCTGAGTGATATTCTCGACATCCTCAGCGACGAGTACGCCCGGGACATCCTCGCAGCAACAAGTGTCAAGCCTATGTCCGCGCAAGAACTCGCCAACCAATGTGAGATGTCTAAGCCGACGGTGTACCGGCGGGTCGAACAATTGCAGGAATACGATCTCGTAGAAGAACAGACGAAGATACAGACTAGCGGCAACCACTACAATGTCTACGCGGCCACGCTCTCGGAGTTCTCCCTCGAGTTGGACGAAGGTGCCTTCGAGACATCCGTGACGCGAAGCCAGCCGGAAGCGTTCCCCGGCCAACAGGAGACAGACACCGCGGACCGCTTCAAGAAAATGTGGGAACACCTCTGA